From one Sphingobacteriales bacterium genomic stretch:
- a CDS encoding DUF3604 domain-containing protein produces the protein MSEAQNGKSTFTHLVVSPDKISANTPLQINIYLVIDSVPLQKNTFVKLIFPKEFSQFAFDNNPPPFPPLPSLQRGYCRSSGNRGLKASIVSIKLTRDEFIGSSPYNGYKHDDNEYLMTIRLDTLFGIGDTLILTYGYGAALNYVIPPNISFRSAFKAMIDFDRNGVYSHQQHTGSIVSKPKRADVLQLILSSTGKVNKPTLLKAVIFDDNVSSVPYFTGSFNVTCTDASATYNSTIQFTTADSGHVEIPITFGQNGVFSCNARQTSGNSTISKIYASNPINVSEDSMQIFWGEFHTHTEYSRDGQGQDAFKYARNAVGLDFFAQTDHSDGNAEYGLDSSEWNDILQNVRFYNQPGRFVAFMGFENSMNTPSGHYNTIFNAPDSLLYAVPNIPKMLYNSIQRMWSRLDSMDNRIEAITIPHHSGKIFSVFPTPVCNFCNTFGGTYANIRYKMTAEIYSGHGQCESYNPQHGLSYESLNATTKSNNGSNYIQDALALREKLGIIASSDNHVARATQKQFGSFAVIADSLERNNLFHHIKDRHTYATTGERIAMKFYINNHLMGDEIGIGCEEYPELKISVDGTDALDYIQVLKWDFKNGVYSSDNHPLFNVIKTYSFSGNTSGFNDSLVDGFMTDTSVYYIRVKQKNKIDDREVWAWSSPIWVNKVNCDTATKDVLLPLDAADSSAGNQYKIHVAWAVRNQVNTDYFILERSRDNSHFSAYAHISAAGEPGDSVAYTYVDSFPDNPVLYYRVKMVSFFDSVSYSNADSVSIRFGNDSIHSFSAVLQRNGVKIDWTGLEYLSNRYELNRAPIRNDLTVIDSRAPLYRDELSHYSFLDELPLKDSSIYNVIMKFPNGTFKLSGTDTVYFVMDSIVDFYTQLIGDTVLIAWKGVHEHKTSFYEVQKSINRIVYNTLETVIPQGGIFDTVSYIRYDTLPLPGINYYKIKQVIAGESDHHTSLDSQRIISSGIHAGFLNGFSMKVLNSFMQEGKTDLNIKTTSAVAVSGSFLIVDVMGRVLHREMVLIPGGNGHFILPAASFVSNVYFLIFKSDDIFIKHTFFILDEH, from the coding sequence ATGTCTGAAGCGCAAAACGGTAAGTCTACGTTTACACATTTGGTTGTATCACCGGATAAGATTTCGGCAAATACGCCATTGCAGATAAATATCTACCTGGTCATCGATTCAGTTCCGTTACAAAAAAATACTTTTGTTAAACTGATTTTTCCTAAAGAATTTTCTCAATTTGCCTTTGACAACAATCCACCTCCGTTTCCGCCGCTTCCCTCCCTGCAGAGAGGCTATTGCCGTTCGTCCGGCAACCGTGGATTAAAGGCTTCCATAGTGAGTATTAAACTGACCAGAGATGAATTTATTGGATCTTCACCTTACAACGGTTATAAACATGACGATAATGAGTATCTTATGACTATACGGTTAGATACGCTATTTGGAATAGGCGATACGCTCATACTTACATACGGGTACGGTGCTGCCTTAAATTATGTCATTCCACCTAATATATCCTTCCGTTCCGCATTTAAAGCTATGATAGATTTTGACAGGAACGGGGTTTACAGCCATCAGCAACATACGGGTTCTATCGTTTCTAAACCTAAAAGAGCGGATGTCCTGCAATTGATACTTTCATCCACGGGTAAGGTGAATAAACCGACATTATTGAAGGCGGTTATTTTTGATGATAATGTCAGTTCAGTTCCATACTTCACCGGAAGTTTCAATGTCACCTGCACCGATGCGTCTGCAACCTATAATTCGACGATTCAGTTTACGACTGCTGACAGCGGTCATGTTGAAATACCCATTACATTCGGGCAGAATGGAGTATTCAGCTGTAACGCCCGGCAAACAAGCGGAAACAGCACCATTTCTAAAATATATGCATCCAACCCTATAAATGTTTCGGAGGATTCAATGCAGATTTTCTGGGGAGAATTTCATACACATACGGAATACAGCAGGGACGGACAGGGGCAGGACGCGTTTAAATATGCGAGAAATGCAGTAGGGTTGGATTTTTTCGCACAAACGGATCATTCGGATGGCAATGCAGAGTATGGGTTAGATTCCAGCGAATGGAATGATATTCTGCAAAATGTCAGGTTTTATAACCAACCCGGCAGATTCGTCGCGTTTATGGGGTTTGAAAACAGTATGAACACACCATCCGGGCATTATAATACCATCTTTAATGCTCCGGACTCTTTATTGTATGCTGTTCCAAACATTCCGAAGATGCTGTACAATTCCATTCAAAGGATGTGGAGCAGGTTAGACAGTATGGACAACAGAATTGAAGCCATAACCATACCGCATCACAGCGGCAAGATTTTTTCTGTTTTTCCTACACCTGTCTGTAATTTCTGCAATACATTTGGAGGAACTTATGCCAATATAAGGTATAAGATGACAGCCGAAATTTACAGCGGTCACGGACAGTGTGAATCCTACAATCCTCAGCATGGTTTGTCGTATGAGAGTTTGAATGCCACGACCAAATCAAACAACGGCAGCAATTATATTCAGGATGCACTGGCATTGCGTGAAAAGCTGGGTATCATAGCCAGCTCTGACAACCATGTTGCCAGAGCTACTCAAAAACAGTTCGGTTCATTTGCGGTAATTGCGGACAGTCTGGAGCGAAACAATCTGTTCCATCATATTAAAGACAGGCATACCTATGCCACCACCGGAGAACGGATAGCTATGAAGTTTTATATCAACAACCATCTGATGGGAGACGAGATAGGTATTGGATGTGAGGAATATCCCGAACTGAAGATATCCGTAGACGGAACAGATGCGTTGGATTATATTCAGGTATTAAAATGGGATTTTAAGAACGGAGTTTACTCTTCGGATAACCACCCTCTTTTTAATGTTATAAAGACATACAGTTTTTCAGGCAATACATCAGGATTTAATGATTCTTTAGTGGATGGTTTTATGACGGATACCAGTGTCTATTATATCCGAGTTAAACAAAAAAATAAAATTGACGACCGGGAAGTATGGGCATGGTCCAGTCCGATATGGGTGAATAAGGTAAACTGTGACACCGCCACGAAAGATGTGTTGCTTCCATTGGATGCAGCGGATTCATCCGCAGGCAATCAGTATAAGATACATGTTGCCTGGGCTGTCAGAAATCAGGTGAATACGGATTATTTCATTCTGGAGAGGAGCAGGGATAACAGTCATTTCTCCGCCTATGCACACATAAGTGCCGCAGGAGAGCCCGGTGATTCCGTTGCATATACCTATGTGGATTCATTTCCCGACAACCCTGTTTTATATTACAGAGTAAAGATGGTTTCCTTCTTTGATTCCGTTAGTTATTCGAATGCCGATTCCGTCAGCATACGTTTTGGAAACGATTCGATACATTCATTCAGTGCAGTGCTGCAGCGGAATGGTGTAAAAATTGATTGGACAGGCTTGGAATATTTGAGCAATCGTTATGAATTGAATCGTGCACCCATCCGGAACGATCTTACCGTAATCGATTCGCGTGCTCCCCTATACAGAGATGAATTATCCCATTATTCGTTTCTGGATGAATTGCCTTTAAAGGATTCTTCCATATACAATGTCATTATGAAATTTCCGAACGGCACATTTAAGTTGTCGGGAACGGATACCGTCTATTTTGTGATGGATTCCATCGTTGATTTTTATACTCAGCTTATAGGGGATACGGTTTTAATTGCCTGGAAGGGGGTACATGAACATAAAACATCTTTCTACGAGGTTCAGAAAAGCATAAACAGGATAGTTTACAATACGTTGGAAACTGTTATTCCGCAGGGCGGTATCTTTGATACCGTTTCCTATATCCGTTATGACACGCTTCCGCTTCCGGGAATCAATTATTACAAGATAAAGCAAGTAATTGCCGGTGAATCTGACCATCATACTTCGCTTGATTCGCAGCGGATCATATCCAGCGGAATCCATGCCGGTTTCCTTAACGGATTTTCTATGAAGGTGTTGAATTCATTTATGCAGGAAGGGAAAACGGATCTGAATATAAAAACAACTTCTGCCGTTGCTGTTTCAGGAAGTTTTCTGATAGTGGATGTCATGGGCAGGGTGTTACACCGTGAAATGGTATTGATACCGGGCGGGAATGGTCATTTTATACTGCCTGCAGCCTCTTTTGTTTCTAATGTATATTTCCTGATTTTTAAATCGGACGATATATTCATCAAACATACATTCTTTATCTTAGATGAACATTAG
- a CDS encoding OmpA family protein: MFLGSMVFAESSNNADHYTYSVELPTTIQFDQHAYDVKDTLDPMLLFIADYLKEKTSITKLRIEGHVYTEKSPEENLKLSLQRAAMISYYLTEKGIDCQRLIPVAFGDTKPIAPLDECNLLTNTRIGFYIAELNNKSTPGNAADGYAKKRFNPCEY; encoded by the coding sequence ATGTTTTTAGGTTCTATGGTGTTTGCTGAAAGTTCTAATAATGCAGACCATTATACCTATTCTGTTGAATTACCTACAACCATACAATTTGATCAGCATGCTTATGATGTAAAAGATACGCTCGATCCCATGCTATTATTCATTGCGGATTATCTGAAAGAAAAGACCAGCATTACCAAATTGCGTATTGAAGGGCATGTATATACGGAAAAATCTCCGGAAGAAAATCTGAAACTCAGTTTGCAGCGTGCCGCTATGATAAGCTATTACCTGACTGAAAAAGGAATTGATTGCCAACGTTTGATTCCGGTTGCTTTTGGTGATACCAAACCCATTGCTCCGTTAGATGAATGCAACCTGTTAACGAATACCCGAATAGGATTCTACATTGCCGAATTAAACAACAAGTCTACTCCCGGAAATGCGGCAGATGGTTATGCGAAAAAACGGTTTAACCCTTGTGAATATTAA
- a CDS encoding MCE family protein, which translates to MENKNEILVGALTIIGITLFILGFKYLQGEDLFTRSKYITIVADRTNNILPSNSVLENGVPIGRVDDVKISTSATYPYKALITLKMNKNVSIPNDSKFIIYGLDMLGKVGVGLVRGTSSVETKDSDTLLCLVKGDAITQGVDLIAQLKPKIDSTLGSITALANNINSALGTGDNNLLKKGIRLNGNHAVHK; encoded by the coding sequence TTGGAAAATAAAAACGAAATTTTAGTTGGAGCCCTAACCATAATAGGTATTACCCTTTTTATCCTTGGCTTCAAGTACTTACAAGGTGAAGACCTGTTTACCCGCAGTAAGTATATCACTATTGTTGCAGACCGCACGAATAATATCCTGCCTTCCAATTCCGTTCTGGAAAACGGGGTACCTATCGGCAGAGTTGATGATGTGAAAATCTCCACAAGTGCAACTTATCCTTACAAAGCACTGATTACCTTAAAAATGAATAAGAATGTATCCATTCCGAATGACAGCAAGTTCATTATTTATGGATTGGATATGCTGGGCAAGGTAGGTGTTGGTTTGGTTCGCGGAACTTCCTCCGTAGAAACGAAAGATTCTGATACCCTCTTGTGTTTGGTAAAAGGCGACGCCATTACTCAGGGCGTTGATCTGATTGCTCAGTTGAAACCTAAGATTGACAGTACGCTCGGCTCGATAACTGCATTGGCAAACAATATCAATTCAGCATTAGGAACCGGAGATAACAACTTATTGAAAAAAGGTATCCGACTTAACGGTAACCATGCAGTCCATAAATAA
- a CDS encoding N-acetylmuramoyl-L-alanine amidase: MFKRTKIRIACLIFLLSVHSIAQCISKPAGIYKIKTIVLDAGHGGHDTGCHGPSHSYEKDVTLKIILALGKLIESKYPDIKVIYTRKTDVFITLQDRALTANKNNADLFISVHCNANANKSAYGSETFLMGLHVSQANLDVAKRENAVIKLEENYEKVYEGFDPDSPEAMIALSLAQNANIEQSTFLASKVQEYFTNKLGRFNRGVKQAGFWVLYRTTCPSVLIETGFLTNKVEEEYLTSYSGQQAYAESIFNAFEDYRNTIEKGSKLTAPVIINSEPIPPSKYSSEPDTVPAEINTTNTTPVTPTASEPKTISAEEIIPVAEKTVKGIVYKVQITATNKLLPKTDKAYKVKEKLSFEKTKGTYKYSYGNFSTYDAALKVLKKAKGNGYKDAFITVYKNGNRLTFSESQKYFK, translated from the coding sequence ATGTTTAAAAGGACAAAAATACGGATTGCTTGTTTAATATTTCTATTATCTGTACACAGTATTGCACAATGTATCTCAAAACCGGCAGGAATCTATAAAATAAAGACTATCGTTTTAGATGCAGGACATGGCGGACATGATACAGGCTGCCACGGGCCCAGCCATTCCTATGAAAAGGATGTAACCCTGAAAATAATCCTTGCTTTAGGAAAATTAATTGAATCGAAGTATCCGGATATAAAGGTGATCTACACCCGCAAAACCGATGTTTTCATAACTTTACAGGACAGGGCGCTCACCGCTAATAAAAATAATGCAGACTTATTTATCAGTGTACACTGCAATGCCAATGCAAACAAATCTGCCTACGGATCAGAAACATTCCTTATGGGACTGCATGTATCACAGGCAAACCTGGATGTTGCAAAGCGGGAAAACGCCGTTATCAAACTGGAGGAGAATTATGAAAAGGTCTATGAAGGATTTGACCCCGATTCGCCGGAAGCCATGATCGCTCTTTCGCTTGCCCAAAATGCCAACATAGAGCAAAGTACGTTTTTAGCCAGCAAAGTACAGGAATACTTTACGAATAAACTGGGCAGGTTCAACAGGGGTGTAAAACAGGCCGGATTTTGGGTTTTATACAGAACTACCTGTCCGTCCGTTTTAATCGAAACAGGTTTTTTAACGAACAAAGTGGAAGAAGAGTACCTTACTTCCTATTCCGGTCAGCAGGCTTACGCGGAATCCATCTTCAATGCATTTGAAGATTACCGGAACACCATCGAAAAAGGAAGTAAGCTGACCGCTCCGGTCATAATCAACTCCGAACCTATTCCGCCATCCAAATATTCATCTGAACCGGATACTGTTCCCGCAGAAATAAACACAACGAATACCACCCCGGTTACGCCAACTGCATCGGAACCCAAAACCATATCTGCAGAAGAAATAATTCCTGTTGCGGAAAAAACGGTAAAAGGCATCGTTTATAAAGTTCAGATTACTGCCACCAATAAATTGCTTCCGAAAACGGACAAAGCCTATAAGGTAAAGGAAAAATTAAGTTTTGAAAAGACAAAAGGCACCTATAAATATTCATATGGAAATTTCAGCACATATGATGCAGCCTTAAAAGTGCTGAAGAAGGCCAAAGGCAATGGATATAAAGACGCATTTATAACTGTATATAAAAACGGAAACCGGTTAACTTTTAGTGAATCCCAAAAATATTTTAAATAA
- a CDS encoding LPS-assembly protein LptD, whose amino-acid sequence MSAPVFSQIENQDITELTNDTLAQTNTGPNVIKSLIDSVSKDSTIVDVKKIKIAENDLDDNVKYNAADSIIYDIPNKTVLLFGNARITYQEMDMRGGYIRFNWDSSEVYARATPDSSGNLKRIEFKDGTGEYVAMEAKFNFKTKKGKSAGLVTKEMEGYLHGDYVKAVNDSTLYIKNARYTTCSYDQPHFYVEIGKAKVIKDRIIVGKPANIIIEGVRTPLFLPFALVPSIKSKGSGLIMPTYGEAGNLGFYLSGIGYYWHINDKMDLTTTADIYTLGSWALRTNLNYKVIYKHAGSLSFNINQQRGGSDYERFNPKRLKAPINFGLQWQMNVDPKKMYNSSFNINLNIVSNKTYQYLNSRDPQSVLATNFSSNISYSKYWPNKPYRLALNTGLVQNTQSKQISLTLPQFSFNVTRINPFQKKVAVTKRKWYENIGFSYDLNVSNQISATDSTFLSKQTLKNMRTSITHNLPISGNFTLFKYLNFNVGFNYRENWYFSYVNKTYQDTLIRLNETTNRIDTFLYQAVPETKFGFKTYRDFNFNMSFNTNLYGQLQFKKGKLKAIRHVFRPSLNFNFSPDFTAPLFKYMRTVQIDSFGNTEKYSIFQNNGIIPPGKQGSIGINFSNSLEIKVYSRKDTINHTKKITLLDNLSVGMSYNLLTKRFSPLSISASTRITDKLNFSMNMSLDPYALDSLGGQTNTFYYKERKQLFRLSSLNISLSGSIHSKKGLNEQAEMNKSLYVNQGLNNQFYQKGVYERDYYNFNIPWSINYQYSLNLARFKYNKKDTTAITQTLALGFDLNITKKWKINVSSGFDLTHKSVTRTDISVVRDLHCWQMEFKWTPLGFQQGFYMTVYVTSQQFSWLKLQKQKAFFESGFFGSGFNPSTFIPR is encoded by the coding sequence ATGTCCGCTCCCGTATTTTCCCAAATTGAAAATCAGGATATAACGGAACTAACGAATGACACCTTAGCTCAAACAAACACCGGGCCAAATGTAATTAAATCCCTTATTGATTCAGTCTCTAAAGATTCCACAATTGTGGATGTAAAAAAGATTAAGATTGCAGAGAATGATTTGGACGATAATGTAAAATACAATGCAGCAGATTCAATTATTTATGATATTCCGAATAAAACCGTACTGCTTTTTGGGAATGCCCGAATAACGTATCAGGAAATGGATATGAGAGGCGGTTATATCCGGTTTAACTGGGATAGCAGTGAAGTCTATGCCAGGGCAACACCTGATAGTAGCGGCAACCTGAAAAGAATTGAATTTAAGGATGGGACAGGCGAGTATGTGGCGATGGAAGCGAAATTTAATTTTAAAACTAAAAAAGGTAAAAGTGCCGGGTTGGTAACTAAAGAAATGGAGGGTTATCTTCATGGAGATTATGTCAAAGCAGTGAATGACTCAACCTTGTATATCAAAAATGCCCGCTATACGACCTGCAGCTATGATCAGCCTCATTTTTATGTAGAGATAGGCAAGGCGAAAGTTATCAAAGACCGGATTATTGTCGGTAAGCCTGCTAACATCATCATTGAAGGTGTCCGTACACCATTATTCCTGCCATTTGCCCTCGTGCCATCCATCAAGTCAAAAGGTTCCGGCCTGATTATGCCCACCTACGGTGAGGCTGGAAATTTAGGGTTTTACTTAAGCGGTATCGGATATTACTGGCATATCAATGATAAGATGGATCTGACAACAACCGCCGACATATATACTTTGGGAAGCTGGGCATTGCGCACCAATTTAAATTATAAAGTGATATACAAACACGCCGGAAGCCTGAGTTTTAATATTAATCAGCAGCGTGGCGGTTCTGATTATGAACGGTTTAACCCTAAAAGACTGAAGGCTCCCATCAACTTCGGATTGCAGTGGCAGATGAATGTGGACCCGAAAAAGATGTATAACAGCAGTTTTAACATCAACCTGAACATCGTCAGCAACAAAACATACCAGTACCTGAATTCAAGAGATCCGCAAAGTGTGCTGGCGACTAACTTTTCCTCGAATATATCCTACAGCAAATACTGGCCCAATAAACCGTACCGCCTGGCATTGAATACCGGCCTGGTACAAAATACACAATCGAAACAGATTTCTTTGACATTGCCTCAGTTCTCCTTTAACGTCACCCGAATCAATCCTTTTCAGAAGAAAGTCGCCGTTACAAAACGGAAATGGTATGAAAATATAGGTTTCTCCTATGATTTGAATGTTTCCAATCAGATCAGCGCTACGGATTCTACTTTTCTTTCCAAACAAACATTGAAGAATATGCGCACCAGCATAACGCATAATCTCCCGATTTCAGGAAATTTCACGTTGTTTAAATATTTAAACTTTAATGTCGGGTTTAATTACAGGGAAAACTGGTATTTCAGTTATGTCAACAAAACCTATCAGGATACGCTGATCAGGCTAAATGAAACAACCAATAGGATTGATACGTTCCTTTATCAGGCAGTACCGGAAACTAAATTTGGATTTAAAACATACCGGGATTTTAACTTTAATATGAGTTTTAATACCAATCTGTACGGACAGTTACAATTTAAGAAAGGTAAACTCAAGGCTATCCGCCACGTTTTTCGTCCGAGCCTGAACTTTAATTTCAGTCCTGATTTTACCGCTCCGTTGTTTAAATATATGCGTACGGTGCAAATCGATTCATTCGGCAATACGGAAAAATATTCCATCTTTCAAAACAATGGAATTATTCCGCCCGGAAAGCAGGGGAGCATTGGGATTAACTTTTCAAACTCCTTGGAAATAAAAGTATACTCCAGGAAAGATACAATAAATCATACCAAAAAGATTACCCTGCTAGATAACCTGTCTGTAGGTATGAGTTACAACCTGTTGACCAAACGATTCAGTCCGTTAAGTATCAGTGCCAGTACCCGAATTACGGATAAACTGAATTTCAGTATGAATATGAGTTTAGACCCCTATGCGCTGGATAGTCTTGGAGGACAGACAAATACTTTTTATTACAAAGAACGAAAACAGCTTTTCAGGTTATCTTCCTTAAATATTTCCCTGAGCGGCAGTATACACTCCAAGAAAGGATTGAATGAACAGGCGGAAATGAATAAATCACTCTATGTAAATCAGGGGTTAAACAACCAGTTCTACCAAAAAGGAGTTTATGAAAGGGACTACTATAATTTTAATATCCCGTGGTCGATAAACTATCAGTACAGCTTAAATTTGGCCCGTTTTAAATATAATAAAAAAGACACCACAGCTATTACACAAACGCTGGCACTTGGTTTTGATCTGAATATTACCAAGAAATGGAAGATCAATGTCTCTTCCGGGTTTGATCTTACCCATAAAAGTGTAACCCGGACCGATATTTCCGTTGTTCGTGATTTACACTGCTGGCAAATGGAATTCAAGTGGACGCCGCTTGGCTTTCAGCAGGGATTTTATATGACGGTATACGTCACTTCACAGCAGTTCAGCTGGTTGAAATTACAAAAACAGAAAGCATTCTTTGAAAGTGGATTCTTTGGAAGCGGATTTAATCCAAGTACATTTATACCGAGGTAA
- a CDS encoding DUF4159 domain-containing protein gives MNRATSIKTFITVFAVYPILLFSQVKTTAKIGLLKYKGGGDWYANPTSLPNLAKYCNQQLNLNLNFDIEEVEPGSATLFNYSLVHITGHGNIIFTNQEAENMRNYLIAGGFLHISDNFGIDKFVRLAMKKVFPEIEFVELPFSHPIYHQKFDFPNGLPKIHEHEGKSAQGFGLIYQGKLVCFYDYECDLGDGWEDATVHNDYPETRAKALKMGANIIQYAFTK, from the coding sequence ATGAATCGAGCAACCAGCATAAAGACATTTATTACAGTATTTGCCGTTTATCCTATTTTGCTTTTCAGTCAGGTAAAGACAACTGCAAAAATCGGCTTATTAAAATACAAGGGCGGCGGCGACTGGTATGCGAATCCCACTTCGCTGCCCAATCTTGCAAAATACTGTAATCAGCAGTTGAACCTCAACCTGAATTTTGACATTGAAGAAGTGGAACCGGGCAGTGCCACGTTATTCAACTACTCGCTGGTCCATATTACCGGACATGGCAATATCATTTTTACCAATCAGGAAGCAGAAAACATGCGTAACTACCTGATAGCAGGCGGGTTTCTGCATATTTCTGATAATTTTGGCATAGACAAATTCGTTCGACTGGCCATGAAGAAAGTTTTTCCTGAAATAGAGTTTGTCGAGCTTCCTTTCTCTCATCCAATCTATCATCAGAAATTTGATTTTCCCAACGGATTACCAAAAATACATGAACACGAGGGCAAATCTGCGCAGGGGTTTGGGTTGATTTATCAGGGAAAGCTGGTCTGTTTTTATGATTACGAATGTGACTTAGGAGACGGATGGGAGGATGCAACCGTTCACAATGATTATCCTGAAACCAGGGCTAAGGCTCTGAAAATGGGTGCAAATATTATTCAATATGCCTTTACCAAATGA
- a CDS encoding 16S rRNA (uracil(1498)-N(3))-methyltransferase, whose translation MKRFYSQLIQNNLLFLEKEEAQHCIKVLRCKEGDTVEVLNGNGILYAGIITAINRQEVHISISGIKKEQFENSNKLSIGIAPTKNPARLEWFIEKATEIGIAHIFPILTERTEKQTIKLERLQQISISAAKQSGQLFFPVVHALTPLKEAFSDFEALQFSNHYIAHCEEERNLLKDVYKKNEAALLLIGPEGDFTKNEIQTALNKNYIPVSLGNSILRVETAGMMACAIIKVINDN comes from the coding sequence ATGAAACGGTTTTACAGTCAGCTCATTCAAAACAATCTCCTTTTCCTGGAAAAGGAAGAGGCACAGCATTGTATAAAAGTATTGCGTTGCAAAGAAGGGGATACCGTTGAAGTCCTAAACGGAAACGGCATCCTGTATGCCGGAATTATAACTGCAATAAACAGGCAGGAAGTACATATATCCATTTCGGGAATCAAAAAAGAGCAATTTGAAAACAGCAATAAGCTGTCTATAGGCATTGCTCCGACTAAAAATCCGGCAAGGCTGGAGTGGTTTATTGAAAAGGCAACAGAAATCGGAATTGCCCACATCTTCCCTATTTTGACGGAGCGAACGGAAAAACAAACCATCAAACTGGAACGATTGCAGCAAATCAGCATTTCAGCCGCCAAACAGAGCGGGCAACTATTTTTTCCTGTTGTACATGCATTAACCCCGCTGAAAGAAGCCTTTTCAGATTTTGAGGCGCTTCAATTTTCCAATCATTACATAGCCCACTGCGAAGAGGAAAGAAACCTGCTGAAAGATGTATACAAGAAAAATGAAGCAGCATTGCTTTTAATTGGTCCGGAAGGTGATTTTACCAAAAATGAAATTCAAACTGCGCTTAACAAAAATTATATCCCCGTTTCACTCGGAAATTCTATCTTGCGGGTAGAGACTGCAGGTATGATGGCCTGTGCCATCATTAAGGTGATAAACGATAATTAA
- a CDS encoding RsmD family RNA methyltransferase, which yields MRIISGTLKGKRFYPPRNIPARPTTDFAKEALFNILNNHFDFREVKFLDLFAGTGSLDMEIFSRGCTDITSVDMSKISLGFIKKMSEEVKIPNHKIIFGDAVAFARNCKQQYDLIFAGPPYALDCIDEMPGIIFDQKLLTEGGMFILETSPKHDFTDHPKLLEVRNYGQTHFWFFGDENEEA from the coding sequence ATGAGAATCATATCAGGTACATTAAAAGGCAAACGATTTTATCCGCCTCGGAATATTCCGGCACGTCCCACCACTGATTTTGCCAAAGAAGCACTGTTCAACATCTTAAACAATCATTTTGATTTCAGAGAAGTGAAATTTTTGGATTTATTTGCCGGAACCGGCAGCCTCGATATGGAAATATTTTCACGCGGCTGTACGGATATCACATCGGTGGATATGAGTAAGATAAGCCTTGGATTCATTAAAAAGATGAGTGAGGAAGTGAAGATCCCGAACCATAAAATCATCTTTGGAGACGCTGTCGCCTTTGCCAGAAACTGCAAACAGCAATATGATCTTATATTTGCCGGACCACCGTATGCACTCGATTGCATCGATGAAATGCCGGGCATCATTTTCGATCAGAAATTATTGACAGAAGGCGGAATGTTTATTCTGGAAACGTCGCCCAAACACGACTTTACGGATCATCCTAAACTGCTGGAAGTCCGTAATTACGGACAAACCCATTTTTGGTTTTTCGGAGACGAAAATGAAGAAGCATGA
- a CDS encoding DUF3822 family protein encodes MHLHPYCLSFSILEQEIRKIVYFDVKVIEQPIGKNLSLDTIATWFSVHQEIFNLPFKESKVSIYSPEYTVLPEKTDNARQIFNTLGFSDSTEITYLKNKLNEHFWVYFSLPDKTISFIENHLPNVTFYCSDYGLLQFYNSKLSFKNYLSANLYGEELTICYKKDSENFYYNKFLVKSKEDLLYYLRLSYEHLSLDINEFPTYLYGFIEEKSPMYSTTYGFIRNFEIDRTLKNTLPFLYTIEDIPLHYYINLLGLGLEN; translated from the coding sequence ATGCATTTGCATCCTTATTGCCTGTCCTTTTCCATTCTTGAACAGGAAATCAGAAAGATTGTATATTTTGATGTGAAGGTAATTGAACAGCCAATAGGTAAAAATTTATCTTTGGATACGATTGCGACCTGGTTTTCGGTTCATCAGGAAATTTTCAATTTACCCTTCAAAGAGAGTAAAGTATCGATCTATTCTCCGGAATACACCGTTTTGCCGGAAAAGACCGATAATGCGAGGCAAATATTCAATACCCTAGGATTTTCTGACAGCACAGAAATAACGTATCTGAAAAACAAGCTAAACGAGCATTTCTGGGTTTATTTTTCTTTGCCTGACAAAACCATCAGTTTTATTGAAAATCATTTGCCCAATGTCACTTTCTATTGTTCTGACTACGGATTGCTGCAATTTTACAATTCAAAACTGTCTTTCAAAAATTACCTGTCAGCCAATCTGTATGGAGAAGAACTCACCATCTGTTATAAAAAGGACTCGGAAAATTTTTACTACAATAAGTTCCTGGTAAAGTCAAAAGAAGACCTGCTCTATTATCTCCGTTTATCCTATGAACATCTAAGCCTGGATATAAATGAATTTCCGACCTATCTGTACGGATTTATTGAAGAAAAGTCTCCCATGTATTCCACAACGTATGGATTTATCCGAAACTTTGAAATAGACAGAACACTCAAGAACACCTTGCCGTTTTTATATACCATTGAAGATATTCCGTTACACTATTATATCAATTTATTAGGGTTGGGTTTGGAGAATTAA